Proteins from one Gossypium raimondii isolate GPD5lz chromosome 8, ASM2569854v1, whole genome shotgun sequence genomic window:
- the LOC105792985 gene encoding protein NRT1/ PTR FAMILY 1.2, with translation METPSDENNKIREPFLSSSPSKGGFRTLPFILATEAFERVATIGLSPNMIVYLRREFGMETAKAANVIFFWSAATNFTPIIGAFIADSYMGKYRMIGFGSVLCFLGMILLWSTAIIPQARPYCDQFNTICEAPTTPQLLLLYCSLGLISIGAGGIRSSCMAFGADQLDKRNNPENTKTLQSFFGWYYATITFSALIAVTLIVYVQDTLGWGMGFGIPVMLMFGSAVSFFLASSFYIKLKAKTSLLTGLAQVIVASFRNRRIELPSHATNEVYHIRKGSMLQVPSEKLRFLNKACVIKDPQEDLTSNGDASNPWSLCTVDQVEDLKALIRVMPLCSAGIMMSVNVYQSSFMVIQAGTMDRHVTPNFEIPAGSFSMFMMISIVVWIPFYDRIALPLASKIKGKPVRLGLKQRMGIGLLCSGSSMVASAIIEYTRRKIAIEEGLSDEPAAVVHMSALWILPFYILGGLAEPFNGIGQIEFCYSELPKTMSTIAANIYGFGTFISNLVASFITSMVDNVTKRGGESWISSNMNKGHYDYYYCLLAGLSMLNFIYFLACCKAYGPCHGDDKNQAEKSKKGDYESIDDS, from the exons ATGGAAACTCCTTCAGATGAAAACAACAAGATCAGAGAACCCTTCCTTTCTTCCTCTCCATCAAAGGGTGGTTTCAGAACACTGCCTTTCATCTTAG CAACGGAGGCTTTTGAAAGGGTGGCGACTATTGGGTTATCACCGAATATGATAGTGTATTTGAGGAGAGAATTCGGCATGGAAACAGCTAAAGCTGCTAACGTGATCTTCTTTTGGTCAGCTGCTACCAACTTCACTCCGATCATTGGTGCTTTTATTGCCGATTCTTATATGGGAAAGTACCGTATGATCGGATTCGGATCCGTCCTTTGTTTTCTG GGGATGATTCTATTATGGTCAACAGCCATAATTCCACAAGCAAGGCCATATTGCGACCAATTCAACACCATTTGTGAAGCCCCGACAACACCCCAACTTCTACTCTTATATTGTTCATTAGGCCTAATCTCTATCGGAGCCGGTGGCATAAGATCGTCGTGCATGGCCTTTGGTGCCGATCAATTGGATAAGAGAAACAACCCGGAAAATACAAAAACTTTACAGAGTTTCTTCGGCTGGTACTATGCTACTATCACGTTTTCAGCTCTAATTGCTGTAACTTTGATCGTTTATGTTCAAGATACTTTGGGGTGGGGAATGGGTTTCGGGATACCTGTAATGTTGATGTTCGGTTCAGCTGTTTCTTTCTTCTTAGCATCTTCGTTTTACATCAAGTTGAAAGCTAAGACAAGCTTACTCACTGGTCTGGCTCAAGTTATAGTGGCTTCTTTCAGAAACAGGCGCATTGAGTTACCGTCTCATGCCACTAATGAAGTTTACCATATTAGAAAGGGATCGATGCTCCAAGTGCCAAGTGAAAAACTAAG GTTTCTGAATAAAGCTTGCGTGATAAAAGATCCTCAAGAGGACTTAACCTCGAATGGAGATGCTTCAAACCCATGGAGTCTTTGTACAGTAGACCAAGTGGAGGATCTAAAAGCATTGATCAGAGTAATGCCGCTTTGCTCTGCCGGAATCATGATGTCCGTCAACGTTTATCAAAGCTCATTTATGGTAATTCAAGCAGGCACCATGGACAGGCACGTAACTCCAAACTTCGAAATCCCAGCAGGTTCATTCAGCATGTTTATGATGATCTCTATAGTTGTATGGATCCCCTTCTACGACCGGATAGCTCTTCCTTTAGCTTCAAAGATTAAAGGAAAACCAGTTCGTCTAGGTTTAAAACAAAGGATGGGGATTGGTCTTCTTTGCTCTGGTTCATCCATGGTAGCATCCGCAATTATAGAGTATACTCGACGGAAAATCGCGATCGAAGAAGGACTTTCCGATGAACCGGCAGCAGTTGTGCATATGTCTGCACTATGGATACTGCCGTTTTATATCCTAGGTGGCTTGGCTGAGCCCTTCAATGGAATTGGACAGATTGAATTCTGTTACTCCGAATTACCGAAAACCATGTCGACCATTGCGGCCAATATTTACGGATTCGGAACCTTCATTTCGAACCTGGTGGCGAGTTTTATAACAAGCATGGTTGACAATGTTACTAAAAGAGGAGGTGAAAGTTGGATTTCAAGCAACATGAACAAAGGGCATTATGATTACTATTATTGCCTTCTTGCTGGCTTGAGCATGCTTAATTTTATCTACTTTCTGGCTTGCTGCAAAGCTTACGGCCCTTGCCATGGAGATGACAAAAACCAGGCAGAGAAATCCAAAAAAGGAGATTATGAGAGCATAGATGATAGTTAA
- the LOC105792986 gene encoding casein kinase 1-like protein 3: MERIVGERYKLGRKIGSGSFGEIFLATHIETGETVAVKIENRQTKHPQLLYEAKLYNILQGGSGIAHIKWCGVNGEDNVLVLDLLGPSLEDLFVYCGRKFSLKTVLMLADQMIARIEFMHAKGFLHRDIKPDNFLMGLGRKANQVYIIDFGLAKRYRDPNTNRHIPYRENKNLTGTARYASCNTHLGIEQSRRDDLESLGYVLLYFLRGSLPWQGLKAATKKQKYDKICEKKLSTPIEVLCKSHPVEFASYFHYCHSLTFDQRPDYGFLKRLFQDLFTREGYESDYIFDWTILKYQQTQRTKTHPQSSDVQPFSGTRNSQAMTTDKLKGIKDASYSGEVMEHRGPSNLGRPDVRMQFRPSVNQNMGEKHMGSNTAIPSTSFARSGALKKSQPKAEGPTEATNNGRGHGNKTGASSSWMPSFHRISSTK; the protein is encoded by the exons ATGGAGAGGATCGTCGGAGAGAGGTACAAGTTAGGTCGCAAAATCGGAAGTGGATCGTTCGGTGAAATTTTTCTTg CTACTCATATCGAGACGGGTGAAACTGTCGCGGTAAAGATT GAAAACAGGCAGACAAAACATCCTCAATTGCTATATGAAGCCAAGCTGTATAATATTCTTCAAGGAGGAA gtGGCATTGCTCACATAAAATGGTGTGGAGTAAATGGCGAAGATAATGTGCTTGTTCTTGACTTGCTGGGACCAAGCCTGGAAGACTTATTTGTCTACTGTGGGAGaaagttttcattgaaaacagtCTTAATGTTGGCTGATCAAATG ATTGCAAGAATAGAATTTATGCATGCTAAGGGGTTTCTGCATAGAGACATCAAACCAGATAATTTCCTCATGGGTCTTGGCAGGAAAGCAAATCAG GTCTACATAATTGACTTTGGTCTTGCCAAAAGATATCGTGATCCCAACACAAATAGACATATTCCTTACAG ggagaataaaaatttaacaggAACTGCACGTTATGCTAGTTGCAATACTCATCTTGGAATTG AGCAAAGCCGTCGGGATGATTTGGAATCACTTGGCTATGTTCTTTTGTATTTCTTGAGGGGAAG TCTTCCTTGGCAGGGTCTAAAGGCTGCTACAAAGAAGCAGaagtatgataaaatatgtGAGAAGAAGTTATCAACGCCAATAGAG GTCTTGTGCAAGTCGCACCCTGTGGAGTTTGCATCATACTTTCACTATTGCCACTCTTTAACATTTGATCAGAGGCCTGATTATGGATTCTTGAAGCGTTTGTTTCAAGATTTGTTTACCCGAGAAG GTTATGAGTCTGATTACATATTTGACTGGACAATTCTAAAGTACCAGCAGACACAAAGGACAAAGACACATCCTCAATCATCT GATGTGCAGCCTTTTTCTGGAACAAGAAACAGCCAAGCAATGACTACAGATAAGCTTAAAG GAATCAAGGATGCTTCTTATTCAGGTGAAGTTATGGAGCACAGAGGACCAAGTAACCTTGGTCGTCCAGATGTTCGTATGCAGTTTAGACCATCGGTTAATCAAAATATGGGTGAGAAACAT ATGGGGAGCAATACAGCAATACCTTCCACTTCATTTGCTCGTTCTGGTGCCTTGAAAAAGAGTCAACCCAAAGCAGAGGGGCCAACTGAAGCTACAAATAATGGCCGTGGACATGGGAACAAAACTGGTGCTTCAAGCAGCTGGATGCCATCATTCCATAGAATATCTTCAACTAAGTGA
- the LOC105793495 gene encoding protein NRT1/ PTR FAMILY 1.1-like produces the protein MPLCFAGIMLSITVNQGQFMDRIALPLASKIKGKPVCLGLKQRMGIGLLCSCASMVSSACRVCTRRKMAIEEGLSDEPQAVVQMSALWILSFYVLAGLAEAFSGIGQIEFCYSELPKTMSTIAAKVNGFGAVIGNLVASLIISLVDNVTKRGGESWVSSNMNKGHYDYYY, from the exons ATGCCGCTTTGCTTCGCCGGAATCATGCTGTCCATAACCGTTAATCAAGGTCAATTTATG GACCGGATAGCTCTTCCTTTAGCTTCAAAGATTAAAGGCAAACCAGTTTGTCTCGGTTTAAAACAAAGAATGGGGATCGGTCTTCTTTGCTCTTGTGCATCCATGGTATCCTCAGCATGTAGAGTGTGTACTCGGCGGAAAATGGCAATCGAAGAAGGACTTTCCGATGAACCGCAAGCCGTTGTGCAAATGTCTGCACTATGGATACTGTCGTTTTATGTTCTAGCTGGCTTGGCTGAGGCTTTCAGTGGAATTGGACAGATCGAATTCTGTTACTCCGAATTACCGAAAACCATGTCGACCATTGCGGCCAAAGTTAACGGATTCGGAGCCGTCATTGGGAACCTGGTGGCAAGTTTAATAATAAGCTTGGTTGACAATGTTACTAAAAGGGGAGGGGAAAGTTGGGTTTCAAGCAATATGAATAAAGGGCATTATGATTACTATTATTGA